GATTAGATACTTAATCACGCAATtaatctcttaattacataattattcttttaattttaaaattatttcttcaATTTTCTAATATGATAGTTTTATAAAgtctttttcatcttcattcTCTCCAAATGTAAAAATAGATAATGATCCATaacatcattttaaaatttcaccaaattgttacaatattttagaatggtgaaaagaaaaatcattaaaattctTATgtaaaggatatccttgcaactTCTATTTCTACTATTGATTTGGACTCCGCAGTAAAATAGGTAggaaagtgtttgatgaaaaaaGATCTCGTATTGCTCCACATAttatacaaatatgtatatatcACAAAAATTGAGATCAAACTGATTTCAAAACACAAGGACTCAAGatcgatgatgatccatggatgataaCGAAACATCCGCATCATCAATAGGATAGGTAGCGAAGACATCGAACCAAGTAGAatatgatgatgttgatgaagATTACAATTACGCAAGTAGAAAAACGaccaaaaattacaaaaaactacaTCAACTTTGTTTCCTTCGGAATAAATAGATAGCTTAGTATTCTCTCTAAATACTAAGCTCAAGCccattttctccatttttttaattaatcatttgtTACTACCTTcgctttttttttacttgcaccaAAACTATTTATTATTCTATGGTATTTTAGATATTACAACTGTGATATgagaaaaaacatagtcatgtgaaatcttgttttattTGTCTCGTAggatattttcataatatcaaaattttataaatttttagttgtatataactctaaatataaacAACCAAACAAACGCCTTGAACTGCGCAAAAAGGTTTTTGGGTGCAAGCAAAAGAACAGAGGAAATattaatttgtctttttttattaacaatatttGTTTCTTCGTTTTAGTAAACATTTCAATGATGATTAACATGAAATGACTTTTAGTAATAGTTAACAAAGATATCCCcattattttaatactttatatgattttttgtaatttcatttgaaGCAGAAAAAAGAGTTGAACCAATAGTCCGACCAGTCCAATTCAGAAGCTAAACTACTAGAAACCACCAAAGAACCGATTGAAACCTAAAATCTTACAGTCCAAATTTTGTTCCACTTTGGTAACTGGCATTGAATGGAACTGAAACCGGCTCAACCCAAACTATGGCCTTAACCTATTTACACCAACTTTCAACATACATTTACTTATGGGTTTGATTAATTTTTCGCCCCAGTCCCATCTCTCGATCATTACATTGTTTGaattttatcataataataGGTTAATGATTATCTATGCCTAGTAATTAATAGAATCAGTTAAATCAAATGACAATAATTTAGTTCAGTTTGCGATGATCGTAGCTTGGATTATTTTGGATGATTGATTCAGGTTGAATCAGGGTTGAATACTAGTATGTGGTATGCCTAATTTGGGTTGGATTGTCTAATTTCAGATCAACGCTTCACAAATGTCATTAGCATCCCAAGTCAGAGTTTGTTTTACCAGCCCTTGTTGGCGGAGCCATTGTGTGTCCATGCCTTCAGTCTTCAGAGATCCAGCAATCTTTTCCTTGATGAGCAGGATCAAGTTAGTGAGGGATGAGTCAGCAAAATCGCCTTCACTTCATCACAGACCAAAAAAGAATCATCCACAAAAAATAACAGCCACTAAAATATAGTTGATATATTTCATTTCGCACCACCAAGAATAAAAATGTCATAGAATGAACCGAATAAAaagcttaataaaaaaaacctaacAGTCCCTTTTACTTCTTATTAGAATTTCAGATGTTCACATGCAATCGTGGAAGTAACTTACATGATATACAAGATCAAAATACAGaaacaaacacatcaaacaagTACCTGAAAGTTATATTGCACACTTTCGATTCTGATTCTGTCGGTAGTATGCAGACTGCAGTTACCTTGTCTTTAATTAATCCAAGTGAGGAAAATTTGGGAAAGACACAAGAACACTCTTTTCAGTTTACATTTATGTACGACACTCAGGAACTTTCTTTCATATATCCTCTAGTATCTTCTGTAACCTTTGACCATAAATTAGCCATTTTCTCAGCACAGTTTACCTGTTAGGGTCACACCAACAGACATCCTTTAAGACCATAACTTGACAAGGTAAATTAGTAACTcagatttaataaaaaaaaacaatttacgGCATGGTTTATCATGATCCACTGAAATCACTGATTTATGAGCCACGAGGACACAATATTAAATGAATCAATTTTAATGTACTCCTATATGACTATATGTTATCTCCGAGTTATGTTTGTGCaaatgtgtgtatgtgtgtgagATAGAGAGACATTTGCGTTCTAATAAGCGTGATCAACAGTAAATGAACTTGATCAAGCTGATGTCCATAGGAAAAAGGGCGTGTTAGACCAGGTATCCTCCCCAATGCTCTCCCATAAAGCCACAACCAATACTACAACAGCAACTACAACAGCCCTCCCACACACTACATTTGCTGTTCACCATCCAAAAAATCATTTACAACCTGTATCATCCACTATAGCAATGACTTCGAATTTACCAAATTATTCAATAATCTACAACATTGACATCCCCTAATCTAATATGACTTAAAGCAAAGAAAATTCTAATCCAAAATTGGTAAAGAAGATATTTGAGGAAATGTAATGCTCCGCCTAGAATAAAAATGGAGCTCCAGTCAGAGTGATAGACAGCAGATCCAAAAGCTCCATTATCGCAGAACCAAAACAGTGCCAACAAAGTATTCTAAGCGTATACTTACCCTAAATGAAGCGAAGTTTTTTGCCTAAAGTCTACAAACGAAACAACATGACGGCCAGCAAGAGCCGTGAGCCAACATTACTCATTCCAACACATAAGATTGCCTCTAACATGAACGCCAAAGTCCTTCAGTTTTCCTTGTAACgagagaaaaagataaaaaaaagggaTTTGACAACTACATCAAAAATCTATAAAACTTCCAAGTTCCAAAAGTGTTTTACATAATGCAACATTCATATTCCTAATCTTCCTGTCCACATTGGTTAGGGCATTAGAATAAGATCGTCTACAAACATCGTGGTTCCAAAAACTCAATTTCAAAGTTAAACTCCCACGCTCAGTCTCTCTGAATCTCTCACTGTCCATGAAAATCATacacataaaaacaaaagtctCCATTTGACAGAGAATATATCTTAGCTAAGCTTACTGCCGCTCCTCATCCAATATTGCTTTACTCATAAGTCATATGGGGATCAAGGAAATCATCTAGCAATTGTTTTAACTTACCTTTTAAGTTTGCGTAATTTTATGCAAAGCAAGAAATATTATACGGTGATTACTTATTACATTTAATAAAgagatgaaaatttattatagCACAATTTGAAAGGTAGAAAAACTACCTGATCATTTACAAACCCCTTCAGCATTTTCAGAAAATCAGAATGTTTTTCTCTTTCCAATCTCTCAAATTCGATCCTATTATTTTCCTGCATGTATACAAGCTTTGAGATAGATTCGGTAATAGATAGGACAGAGAAGCACATTAACTTCAGGCATTCCAACACACTTGTACTTTAAATCATATATAACAAGAAAATTGGTACTCAATCAATTTCAAAAAGCAAAAGTCAAAACTAATGAGACCCAAGAAAGGTACGTGGAACATAATGCAAAATGTCAGATGCGATCGAGGTTGCTATAACAATTGCAAAATCATGTTCCTGGTTAATACGGATGGATTTGAACTTAATTCAGTTATATTGCAGTCACAATAATTTCAAGGCGTTTACTATGTGATTTTGATGCGTTGATGTGACCATTATTTTGCATTATGATGTGGAATGTGCTGAATGAAGGACATGAACCAAAAACCATTTGTGGACGCTTGTCTGCAAAACTTAGTACCGGCTCCGCCAACAAGATAGTTTTCTTTTATATTGTGGTAAATACTTATATAGGTTAATTGAATCAGAACCCTATGGCAATAAATAAGAAACTAAAAGGGGAAGTAAAAACTAATAGTGTTGATTGGCGGGTGAATGTCATGAATTGCCAACTAGATACATTTTAGGACATGTATTTACACCTAATAGGTAGACCTTAGGCCTAGGTGTTGAAATGTTGGTGACTCGAACATAGATGAAGATGAATGGGAATGGGTTCCAGGATCAAAAGCCGAGTTGGCTTGGTTTAGGATTTGATGGCAGCCGAGTCGTCCTGGTATGCTGACAATAGGGGGGCTTTCTAGAAGGCATAACCGAGTCGGCGAAGATGGAGTCCTTGGTGACGCCGATTCGGCGTTCAGTACTGACTTTTGCATCTGTTTTCCAGAATATGCAGCCAAATCGGCGTGGCATGGCTCGTTGGTGAAGCCAACTCGACGATAGGATGCGTTTAGCTGGCCGCTTTTGTCGTGGGTTGTTTTTGacggtttttattctttttttggaCCTAGTTTCTTTTCTAAGGGACAAGTACGTTATAAGGCTCTCCCTAAATTAGAATTAGGGAACACAAAAACACAGAGTGAAAACTAAGAGGGAGAAAAAGCAAAGAGAACCAGTATTAGAGGTTCTAATAATTCATCTTGTGATCTCTCAGTTTATAGTGAAAGTTTGATTCTCGGTGCCCAGTGGACATAGCTATCTCATCAATAGTAAACCACGtaaatttctcggtgtgattttctttattgtttgcattgaatatGTCCTTGAAGAGGGGGAACCCAGGTTGAATACTTATCATAGAAGGCGTAGGAAGGGAAATGGTGAAGAGTTAGGGccagtggcggacccaggatTCAAACTCAGTGAGAGCACAATCATTAAAGTTATAACTTGAAATTCTTGTCTATCTGTTGGGTTTCTTTTAAGTGTGTTCAGATTAGTTCtaatttgatttgaagattgtGAATTAGATGAACCATCAACTTTTTCAGGAATATTTGTGTCATCAGTTGCTCCCACTTGTTGTTGGGAAGGAGATGGTTCATGTGAAaacgtttatttttttgaagtatttTTCCATTAATGACACTCTTATATATTAAACAATTACTCATATATCACTAATCAACAATTACTAATTGAAATTTCTATCAAAAACAATTCActgttttaaaatttgaaatttaaataaaaatttacaaaaatcaaTTAACATACTTGAATAAATAACCAAACAATTAACCAAGAACATATATAcaacttatttaaaaaattgataataattcaaattaatcaagaacaataatcaattaatcaaaaatatatatacaatttattaagaaaatgatagtAGTTGCAAttaatcaagattatattatcATAGTTgactataatttgcaaaatttaATAGATTTGCAAAATTGGATTAATAAAAAAGGACACATTTGATTAAAGTTgactataatttgcaaaattgGATGCAATGGTGGTGGGTTGGCCAATTGGGTTGGTGGCAACCGGAAACCGGCGGTTCACATTAGCAAACTGGTGGGCGGCGGTGGCGGTGAAGATGGCAGGCCCACGAAAAAGTCGCACAGTTCAATCGTGAATAATAAACTGATTTCATAGTCAGTGCAGTGTATATGGAAAATATATGCAGTTGATTTCATAACTAATCACTAACATAGTGTCTCAGTTGGCAGCAGGTACAAAACAGAACTAGAGGCGCAAGGGTTGCGTGTTCGATTCCTCCTGGAAGCAGTTTAttgcaaaatttttattttttgttaaaatgttAGTGAGGTCACTTGCAGGCACAGGAGCCTACTGACTGCCCCTAGTTAGGGCTATTAGGGAGGGGGGGCAGGCGTTTCAGTAGGAGTAGAAGGAGAAAACATTTAGTTATAAATGTTTTCTGCTATTTTGTTATATTctgttatttttagtttttgggtCTTGATGCCTATATAAGCacttgtattaaataaagtgtgaagaaaattaataaaaagtgggACTAAGAGCTGAAGTGCTCAAACTGTTTGATATTCATTCTTGAGTGTTCTTTTCCTTCTTTGTGTTCTTATTCATCTTTCCTAACAGTAGCATTGAGACTTGGTGTGTCTCAACGGGTATCAGAGTGGCTTTCTTGTGTATTTCCATAATTATGGGTAATTCAAATCAGCAACAAAGATTGGATCAAATGGACAAGATATGGAGAGGTTGAAGGAGGTCTTTACAAAGGAGAGGTTTGCTAGGAAACAAGTATAGACCGTGTCTTGGCCATTATGTTGGATGAATCGACAAAGCTCAAACGATGCAATTTTTGTGGCAAGGTCAAAAGGCCATCTTGGTGGGCGACCCCTCATTAAAAAAGTCGAAAATTTCGTTGAAGGCCATGATTAAGGCGTTACGAAGCGAAGGAGGAGGAATTTTGGTGGAGTAAAATGGGATTGAGAGTTGTTTGAAGGAGGCTTCGATACCTAGTCACTTGCGAGACTTGTTCACCCATTACACCGACATCTTTAACCAATACCTTCCCTTACCACCATAGAGTACAAATTACGATAACGATTAAAATCATGGCACTGTGTCTATTGTCTAGAGAGATAATAAGATATTTATCAACTTcttcaaacataatttaaaattactaTATTTTAATATGCTTCTCCAGAACAAGTCTACAAGGTAAATTTGAAATACCATTGATCAACCATATACACATTACTTTTACCAGAAACATAACCAATAAAACAAGGCGCAATTAACCTGCTCGCTGCAAGCAAATTTAAGCTTTCATAACTCAGCTATGTCTAAGAGCAACAGAGCCAAGGAGATGATTAGATAACATTTCActttaaaaataacaacaatgaTTAGATTTTTTTGCTTCTTTCATCAATCTTGACTGGTTCGAACTATGACCCTCAAAAAGTCCACATCCCTAATTGAACCCAAAACTGTAACACACTTATCATAGTAAGTCTATAGCATTATAAGCTCCTCACTTCTTGGTCAGTTTATCAGAATTAATTATGCAAAAAAGAAGTTACCAATCTTTGTAATTCATAAATTGGCACTGCAACAATGCAATAAAAGTAGTTTTAAAAGAAACATCATATCAATATGCTATTACGATACAACGGAAAGGCAAAATTTGAGTTACTGAACCCACATAAAGAAAGGCAAAATTTTGTTACAAAGGGATCTTCAGCAAAGCTGGCAGGTTCAAGGTCAAGCTACAGTCTAGGGATAATACATTAGTGTGTTGCATGCAATACTAGTTCGCATGgaaatatcaattttaactttaaCTTCAACCTGGAAAAAATTTCAGTTGGATTGGATTACATACCTTGATTTGCTCATACTCTCGGACTGCGCAGTTTTTCGAGTCTTCAGTAATTTTCAAGGTTTCTTTCAACTCTTCCAGCTTGTAATTTCTGCCCTTATCACCACCAAAGACTCTAGATGATGCACTTTCTAGCTTTTCAGCCCTAGATTGCAAAGAGGATACCTCTGACAGAAGTGTCTGAACTGTCAACAAAGCATTTGCACGATCTGAATATGCATTGTGAGCCGCTAACATAACCCCGAGATATTCGTGAAGGGTATCCTGTAAAAGAATAGgtagcttaaaaacctttataacaCTCTGAAGTCTGAAATCTatgattagaaatttaaaacttGATTCTCAAGCAAAATGTCTATTCATTACTAGAACTGATGAATAAGCTTATTAACCTATTCTAATATGAAGTTTATAACTAAACAGAGATATGTGGTATTTATAATCAAAATGTATAGCACGAGATACCAGGTTTTTCACTGTTTTGGCATTCAACTCCCTATATATTCTGCTGCCTCTAACACAAGCTGTTGCTACGTTTTTAATTTCAGAAGCACGTGTTTTTTGAGTGTCGTAAGTTGCTgtctcattttcaaattttgtcaATTTGATAAATGAGAGCCCCAACTCTCCCATTGTATCTCCTATATCTTGCTGAGCTTTGACAAGTGATTCAGCCTAAAGGAGATAAGATAACAAAACATTAGAAAATAACACTTCGGCAAATCATCATGAACCATGACATGGTAAACCAGTGACAAGCAAAAGTCATAAGCACAAAATGACCTGTTTAGACACATCCGTAAGACGATGCTCGAAATCGAAAAGATTGTCCTTCTTCTCCAAGAATTCTTTGTCTTCCTCAACAACTGCCGGCTTAGAATTTCCCCAATCACTTGTAACAGACTGCTTCAGCTCTCTAAACAACCTCAACAAATCCCTTCGACCTTTAGCAGGCTGAACAGCCTCGTGTGAGGCCACAACATTCCTTGAATCCCCAAATAATTGCTTCGGTAAGTTAGCAGCCCCATCTAGCATCCTTGATGCTATATCTATGCTCGTACGCAAAGGTAGCTTCCCAGGCACTTGCAAAAACACTCTCAACTCTTCACTCGTCCTAATCACAGGATGAGCCGCCAATTTCCTCAGATACTTCTCCAATGCTAATCTCCTCTGTTCAACAAACTCCTGCTTATGCATCACTTGACTCTCCACCACACTCTTATCCGGCCTAGGTGGTATAAAAAAACCTCTATACGACTCAGACAACCTATCTGCTAATGTTACAACATCCCTAAACCTCCTCCTAACACTGAAATCCGACCCACCAAACCCTCGCATATTGGTCTTTGTACTAATCAAATAAGTCACATAAGTATTCCCTCCAGGAACAATCGAATTTGACACCTCATGCTCCTTCTGAGGATTCAAAACAGTAATATGCAAATACTCTGAACCCAATTCCGACCTTGAGAAGCTCTCAAAACTCACCTTAGGGCTCCCAATCCCGTTCGTTTCCCCACCATTATGAGCCTCTCCCAAAATTGGATTAACAAACACATCAGAGTAATCAGAATCATCAAAATGTGAGTTAAAATCATTATCTTTTGAGCTAATATGATCTTCTCCTTGTAAAGGAGACAACAATGGATCTGAATCAGCAGGTGCCACAACAATTGAACGAAATGATAAAGGATGATTACTATTTGAATCAGATAAAGGCGTAATTACAGTTTCATAATTAGAACCCGAACATGACGATGATAATAATGGATCGTCAAGAATTAGGGTCTGCATATCATCTGGATGAGCTCCTCCTTCATTCTCAAAGCCCATCATTTTTCTATATTATATTACtccaatatattatttattaatcgaCAAAAACAGgcatcaacaaaatcaaattgaatGAATTTCCTAAATGTTTTTCCTAGCAATTTCAAACTATTATCTATACTACTAAAAGCAACCGAAATTACGAACCAGAATATACATTCGGAAAGCCGAGAAAGGAGGAATGCGAGATATacagaagaagatgatgagtaATTGAATTAGAGTTATCAGTAATGAATAATTTTGCGGTcttgaggagagagaaaatagtGCACCCATGAACAAGAGGGGATTTTGTTTTCACGgaaattatcaatattacattaatttttatttttatttgattgctgaaaatatatttatttattagttcatttattttttgataaattgaaCATTAGTTATGttctattactaaaacaaaacacggCTAACATTATCACGTTTTAAAATTGcttactacttattattattattattatgattatcttTGACTTACTACTTATTTTGAGtattgtttcggtgatgaaacgaggaagtgggatacacttgaaatacctggagataagtagaagtgtgatcaagagaagcgacttatgagaggaagcgacctgaattcctgcaacacaacacgttagccttgtccggggggtgatctcccggaaaacccctccgacgctcaagttagaacgtagatcggaaattaatgaacgacagattgtagaatgaatgcaagaagagtGTGATTGAGATTGCTAAGGTTTATGCTAGGGCTCGGGAAGGCTAAGGAAATAATGTAATCGAGAATACTTAGAAAGCTATTTCCGATGATGCCATCCTGTTTAGTAGCtatccctatttataatggtcaGGAAGGGAAGTTGTATCTCAGAGGGAATAaact
The Amaranthus tricolor cultivar Red isolate AtriRed21 chromosome 11, ASM2621246v1, whole genome shotgun sequence DNA segment above includes these coding regions:
- the LOC130826928 gene encoding sorting nexin 2B-like — translated: MMGFENEGGAHPDDMQTLILDDPLLSSSCSGSNYETVITPLSDSNSNHPLSFRSIVVAPADSDPLLSPLQGEDHISSKDNDFNSHFDDSDYSDVFVNPILGEAHNGGETNGIGSPKVSFESFSRSELGSEYLHITVLNPQKEHEVSNSIVPGGNTYVTYLISTKTNMRGFGGSDFSVRRRFRDVVTLADRLSESYRGFFIPPRPDKSVVESQVMHKQEFVEQRRLALEKYLRKLAAHPVIRTSEELRVFLQVPGKLPLRTSIDIASRMLDGAANLPKQLFGDSRNVVASHEAVQPAKGRRDLLRLFRELKQSVTSDWGNSKPAVVEEDKEFLEKKDNLFDFEHRLTDVSKQAESLVKAQQDIGDTMGELGLSFIKLTKFENETATYDTQKTRASEIKNVATACVRGSRIYRELNAKTVKNLDTLHEYLGVMLAAHNAYSDRANALLTVQTLLSEVSSLQSRAEKLESASSRVFGGDKGRNYKLEELKETLKITEDSKNCAVREYEQIKENNRIEFERLEREKHSDFLKMLKGFVNDQVNCAEKMANLWSKVTEDTRGYMKESS